One genomic region from Yarrowia lipolytica chromosome 1C, complete sequence encodes:
- a CDS encoding uncharacterized protein (Compare to YALI0C13112g, similar to Saccharomyces cerevisiae ERV46 (YAL042W); ancestral locus Anc_7.31, similar to uniprot|P39727 Saccharomyces cerevisiae YAL042w FUN9 component of copii vesicles involved in transport between the ER and golgi complex), protein MLSKLFRYDAFAKPTADATIKTASGGIVTLLAILLIVVLTISEYWAYTTPVMRSQMTVDRYRGDRLDIHLNITFPQLPCSLVTLDIIDSSGEVQQSVDHDMTKVTLDERGNILSSEALTLGENPDSKAVAKRTFLDDPNYCGSCYGAESEPDQCCNTCEQVRAAYATKGWAFTDGSGVEQCEVIGFKEQLKAQYNQGCNIAGKFTVQKVAGNFHFAPGVSSHRDEQHLHDLSHFKDPEAPFTFSHIIHDLSFGEQVDVSGLDWDKGVAMETSPLENTPHHTDNKWFRFNYFTKVVSTRFEFLDGKKIETNQYAATAHERPLQGGRDEDHQNTRHMRGGLPGVFFSYDISPMRIVNKQEYRSHFGAFVMQVVATIGGVLTVAAVLDRGIYEVDQVLKRKKDQ, encoded by the coding sequence ATGTTGTCCAAGCTATTTCGATACGACGCGTTTGCCAAGCCGACGGCCGATGCGACGATCAAGACGGCTAGCGGCGGCATCGTCACGCTGCTGGCGATTCTGCTCATTGTGGTGCTCACCATCTCCGAGTACTGGGCCTACACCACGCCGGTGATGAGAAGCCAGATGACGGTGGACCGGTACCGAGGCGACCGACTGGACATTCATCTCAACATCACGTTCCCCCAGCTGCCGTGCTCGCTGGTGACTCTCGACATTATCGACTCGTCTGGAGAGGTCCAGCAGAGCGTGGATCACGATATGACCAAGGTGACTCTGGATGAGCGAGGCAACATTCTCAGCAGCGAGGCGCTGACTCTGGGTGAAAACCCCGACTCCAAGGCTGTGGCTAAGCGCACATTTCTGGACGACCCCAACTACTGCGGATCGTGCTACGGAGCCGAGTCCGAGCCGGATCAATGTTGCAACACCTGCGAGCAGGTTCGAGCCGCCTACGCCACCAAGGGCTGGGCTTTCACCGACGGGTCCGGGGTGGAGCAGTGCGAGGTGATTGGCTTCAAAGAACAGCTCAAGGCCCAGTACAACCAGGGATGCAACATTGCCGGAAAGTTCACCGTGCAAAAGGTGGCGGGTAACTTCCACTTTGCCCCGGGCGTCTCCTCGCATCGAGACGAGCAGCATTTGCATGATCTGAGCCACTTCAAGGACCCCGAGGCTCCATTTACCTTCTCGCATATTATCCACGACCTTTCCTTCGGAGAACAAGTTGATGTGAGCGGTCTGGACTGGGATAAGGGCGTCGCCATGGAGACCTCTCCTCTTGAGAACACCCCCCACCACACTGACAACAAGTGGTTCCGATTTAACTACTTTACCAAGGTGGTCTCCACCCGATTTGAGTTCTTGGACGGCAAGAAGATCGAAACCAACCAGTACGCCGCCACCGCCCACGAGCGACCTTTGCAGGGCGGCCGTGATGAGGACCACCAGAACACACGACACATGCGAGGAGGTCTGCCCGGCGTCTTCTTTTCGTATGATATTTCTCCCATGCGAATTGTCAACAAGCAGGAGTACAGAAGTCACTTTGGCGCGTTCGTCATGCAGGTGGTGGCCACCATTGGAGGAGTGCTGACCGTGGCTGCTGTGTTGGATCGAGGCATTTACGAGGTGGATCAGGTGCTgaagcgaaagaaggaTCAGTAA
- a CDS encoding uncharacterized protein (Compare to YALI0C13024g, some similarities with uniprot|Q8KT00 Nitrosococcus oceani AmoA (Fragment)) translates to MSPFATNFQPRSMHAQPGTWPSLLLFQPQRDDLHFLIILEIDRRSTSQQRTDSGAQSTGKTDRRFTLAILAALATAVVAQNDGGLADLKAQYPQYFQGVTGLHIPAQYQGEVQAAENRAGQK, encoded by the exons ATGTCACCATTTGCTACCAACTTCCAACCTCGGTCCATGCATGCCCAGCCGGGTACCTGGCCCTCTCTTTTGCTTTTCCAACCGCAGCGTGATGATCTGCATTTTCTGATCATCCTGGAGATCGACAGACGATCCACATCACAACAGAGAACGGACTCGGGAGCTCAAAGTACCGGGAAGACCGACAGGAga TTCACTCTCGCTATCCTCGCCGCCCTTGCCACCGCTGTCGTCGCCCAGAACGACGGAGGTCTCGCCGACCTCAAGGCCCAGTACCCCCAGTACTTCCAGGGAGTCACCGGTCTCCATATCCCCGCCCAGTACCAGGGTGAGGTTCAGGCCGCTGAGAACCGAGCTGGCCAGAAGTAA
- a CDS encoding uncharacterized protein (Compare to YALI0C13090g, similar to uniprot|P04385 Saccharomyces cerevisiae YBR020w GAL1 galactokinase, similar to Saccharomyces cerevisiae GAL1 (YBR020W) and GAL3 (YDR009W); ancestral locus Anc_3.219), which produces MPIPPTQLHTQLANFHSNRDGEKTTTLAKPPKTTTPFQKLQNSSSNPLPCLPRLPQFFRINLWGNKLYQSAEIKLRRIHYSVRPSPLHPHKTMSISTLPLANIYAEPTKQQPRYDQLTKRFSELYAVSSPTLVRSPGRVNLIGEHIDYSHFSVMPMAIEDDVIMAFSVGGDSIEIANMEDDKFPAEKYNVPTADQVLTIDQTKTVWTNYFKCGHTVGRKHLRDSGEEVKPVGIKVLVHGTVPDACGLSSSAAFVVCSTLVTLLSQGMQEVSRELLTRLSITCEQLIGVNTGGMDQAASIYGQLNHTLLVDFAPTLKATPFQFPSTTPKTVFLVANTLVKSNKHETAPRNYNLRVVEITLAVNVLLKSLKGVTIPQNGNLNKGTLHGLMKAVDTDLHGLLDLVETLPKEPVTLQEVAGLLNVSEDDVKKQYFIFPVEFDTLALYSRAKHVVTEAIRVKEFQNLLSKGESDPRQLGKLMNESQKSCDQLFNCSCPAIDKVCDIVLNSGGFGSRLTGAGWGGSTVHLVEEAKLNNVIDALKKEYYSDMDGVDYDSAMVVTVPGEGCAIVDL; this is translated from the coding sequence ATGCCCATCCCTCCTACCCAACTACACACTCAACTCGCCAATTTCCACTCGAATCGCGACggggaaaaaacaacaactcTCGCCAAACctccaaaaacaacaacacctTTTCAAAAACTTCAAAACTCGTCCTCCAACCCATTACCGTGCCTCCCCAGATTACCCCAGTTTTTCCGGATTAACTTGTGGGGAAATAAACTTTACCAGAGTGCCGAAATTAAACTCCGTCGGATCCATTATTCCGTCCgcccttctcctctccacCCACACAAGACCATGTCTATCAGCACCCTGCCGCTGGCGAACATCTACGCGGAGCCGAccaagcagcagccgcGCTATGATCAGCTGACTAAGCGGTTTTCGGAGCTGTACGCAGTCTCCAGCCCGACTTTGGTGAGATCGCCGGGCCGAGTCAACCTCATTGGCGAGCACATTGACTACTCCCACTTCAGTGTCATGCCCATGGCGATTGAGGATGACGTCATCATGGCCTTCAGCGTTGGCGGCGACTCCATTGAGATTGCCAACATGGAAGACGACAAGTTCCCGGCAGAAAAGTACAACGTTCCGACCGCCGACCAGGTGCTCACTATCGACCAGACAAAAACAGTGTGGACCAACTACTTCAAATGTGGACACACAGTGGGCCGAAAGCATCTGAGAGACTCTGGAGAGGAGGTAAAACCCGTGGGAATCAAGGTGTTGGTCCATGGAACTGTCCCCGACGCCTGTGGACTGTCCTCTTCCGCTGCCTTTGTGGTGTGCTCCACTCTCGTCACTCTTCTGTCCCAGGGCATGCAGGaggtgtcacgtgagctgCTCACCAGGCTCTCCATCACGTGCGAGCAGCTTATTGGTGTCAACACCGGCGGTATGGACCAGGCTGCCTCCATCTACGGCCAACTCAATCATACTCTCCTGGTGGATTTTGCTCCAACCCTCAAGGCCACTCCATTCCAGTTCCCCTCAACGACCCCCAAGACCGTTTTTCTGGTTGCCAACACGCTGGTCAAGTCCAACAAACACGAAACCGCGCCTCGAAACTACAATCTGCGGGTTGTGGAGATCACTCTGGCCGTCAACGTGCTTCTGAAGAGTCTCAAGGGAGTCACCATTCCTCAGAACGGAAACCTCAACAAGGGAACTCTTCACGGACTTATGAAGGCTGTTGATACTGACCTGCACGGACTTTTGGACCTGGTGGAAACTCTGCCCAAGGAGCCTGTGACTCTGCAAGAGGTGGCCGGCCTGCTGAACGTCTCTGAGGACGACGTCAAGAAGCAGTACTTCATTTTCCCCGTCGAATTCGACACTCTGGCTCTCTACTCGCGGGCCAAGCATGTTGTCACAGAGGCCATTCGAGTCAAGGAGTTTCAAAACCTGCTGTCCAAGGGCGAGTCTGACCCCAGGCAGCTCGGCAAGCTCATGAACGAGAGTCAAAAGTCGTGCGACCAGCTCTTCAACTGCTCCTGTCCTGCCATCGACAAGGTGTGCGACATTGTGCTCAATTCTGGAGGGTTTGGATCGCGTCTGACTGGTGCGGGGTGGGGAGGATCTACTGTCCATCTGGTTGAGGAAGCCAAGCTGAACAACGTGATTGACGCTCTGAAGAAGGAATACTACAGCGACATGGATGGTGTCGATTACGATAGCGCCATGGTCGTCACTGTGCCTGGCGAGGGATGTGCTATTGTTGATTTGTAA